Proteins from one Chthoniobacterales bacterium genomic window:
- the sdaAA gene encoding L-serine ammonia-lyase, iron-sulfur-dependent, subunit alpha: MDYQFKTSSELLDLCARHAASVAEITIRAEVELSGVPRQEIILRMEEYYGRMKESVHRGLSITERSRSGLSGGDSKKVLEHSEGPAVSALGSVFERSIAYALAVLETNAAFGRIVATPTAGSAGICPACLLTWQEQRGASDAATALGLFTAAGIGRIIGHGACFSGAQGGCQAEVGSASSMAAAAICELDGGSPEQTVNAAALALQNTLGLICDPIGGYVEAPCMMRNGLFGLHAFGAAAVSLSGVSSIVPYDEVVGALREVGRHMPRIYKETSKGGLATTPTGLKFRPGKLPPVSPKL; encoded by the coding sequence ATGGACTACCAGTTCAAAACCTCCAGCGAGCTTCTTGATCTGTGCGCCCGGCACGCCGCGTCGGTCGCCGAGATCACCATCCGTGCCGAGGTCGAATTGTCCGGCGTTCCGCGGCAGGAAATTATCCTCCGCATGGAGGAATATTATGGCCGCATGAAGGAGTCGGTGCATCGCGGCTTGTCCATCACGGAGCGCAGCCGCAGCGGCTTGTCCGGGGGAGACTCGAAAAAAGTCCTCGAGCACAGCGAGGGTCCGGCGGTCAGCGCGTTGGGGTCGGTCTTCGAGCGCTCTATCGCTTACGCTCTCGCCGTGCTCGAGACCAATGCGGCATTCGGTCGCATCGTGGCTACGCCAACCGCCGGCAGTGCCGGTATTTGCCCCGCCTGCCTTCTCACTTGGCAAGAGCAACGCGGGGCAAGCGATGCAGCGACTGCGCTCGGGCTGTTCACCGCCGCGGGGATCGGCCGCATCATCGGGCATGGTGCCTGCTTTTCCGGTGCGCAGGGCGGATGCCAGGCCGAGGTGGGCAGCGCTTCGAGCATGGCAGCGGCAGCCATTTGCGAACTCGACGGGGGATCTCCGGAACAGACCGTCAACGCGGCTGCCCTTGCGCTGCAAAACACCCTCGGCCTGATCTGCGATCCGATCGGCGGCTATGTCGAGGCGCCCTGTATGATGCGCAACGGACTCTTCGGTCTGCACGCCTTCGGTGCCGCGGCCGTGTCACTAAGCGGGGTAAGCAGCATCGTGCCCTATGACGAAGTGGTCGGCGCGTTGCGCGAGGTCGGGCGCCACATGCCCCGCATCTACAAGGAAACCTCGAAAGGAGGCCTGGCCACAACGCCGACCGGACTGAAATTCCGTCCGGGCAAACTCCCGCCGGTCTCCCCGAAATTGTGA
- a CDS encoding DegT/DnrJ/EryC1/StrS family aminotransferase, translating to MKTNVRQALRARPTPGLGRLWVGEEESTLINEVLRSQELNRFYKTGEAMADRLEAELRGMVEVNHALAVSSGTGALECALGALGVGPGDEVLVPAWSWVACFTAIVRMGAKPVLVEVDDSLCFDPSEIAAKSTPRTKAAIVVHFQGAPARMDVIMSEAERHKIKVIEDCAQSPGAFFKGRRVGALGHINTWSFQHQKTITSGEGGAVLTDDPALFERAVRMHDLGQYRPAFALQRAPEFPSFCGGQYRMGELAAAVALAQLRKLDRIRAHCRDLQRVFFLELGEIPGIRPRTIHDPEGDSGIELYLFLEGGLDAAVLREALEARNVNTVPMTGTYCHYRKDYCARGLAHHPAASPFRDIEMPSRGYRAEDFPRTEALVSNMLSLPFGVSYTQEDAVYMARCVRNALAEALCKTY from the coding sequence ATGAAAACGAATGTCAGGCAGGCTTTGCGGGCGCGCCCGACTCCGGGTTTGGGCCGGCTTTGGGTCGGAGAAGAAGAAAGCACCCTAATCAACGAAGTGCTGCGATCGCAGGAGCTGAACCGTTTTTACAAAACAGGCGAAGCGATGGCGGACCGCCTGGAGGCGGAACTTCGCGGGATGGTCGAGGTGAACCATGCGCTGGCGGTGTCCAGCGGAACGGGCGCGCTGGAATGTGCGCTGGGCGCATTGGGAGTCGGACCGGGCGATGAGGTGCTTGTGCCAGCGTGGAGTTGGGTGGCCTGTTTCACGGCGATCGTCCGCATGGGAGCGAAGCCGGTGCTGGTCGAGGTGGATGATTCGTTGTGCTTTGATCCGTCGGAAATCGCAGCCAAATCCACCCCCCGAACAAAGGCCGCGATCGTGGTGCACTTTCAGGGGGCGCCGGCAAGGATGGATGTGATCATGAGCGAAGCGGAGCGGCACAAGATCAAGGTGATCGAGGACTGCGCGCAAAGCCCCGGTGCGTTTTTCAAGGGGCGGCGTGTCGGGGCTCTGGGGCACATCAACACGTGGAGCTTTCAGCATCAAAAAACCATCACGAGCGGCGAGGGCGGAGCCGTGTTGACCGACGACCCCGCACTTTTCGAGCGTGCCGTGCGAATGCACGATCTCGGCCAGTATCGTCCGGCGTTTGCCCTGCAAAGAGCACCGGAGTTCCCGTCGTTTTGCGGCGGCCAATACCGGATGGGAGAGCTGGCGGCAGCCGTCGCGCTGGCGCAACTGCGCAAGCTGGATCGCATCCGGGCTCATTGCCGCGATCTCCAGCGGGTCTTTTTCCTGGAGCTCGGGGAGATTCCGGGTATCCGCCCCCGGACAATCCACGATCCGGAGGGGGATTCCGGGATCGAGTTGTATTTGTTCCTCGAAGGCGGGCTTGACGCGGCGGTCCTGCGCGAAGCGCTGGAAGCACGCAATGTGAACACCGTGCCGATGACCGGAACCTACTGCCACTACCGCAAGGATTATTGCGCACGGGGGCTGGCGCACCACCCGGCTGCCTCGCCGTTCCGGGACATCGAAATGCCTTCCCGCGGCTACCGTGCGGAAGACTTTCCGCGGACCGAGGCGCTGGTCAGCAACATGCTATCCCTTCCATTCGGCGTGTCTTACACGCAAGAGGATGCTGTCTACATGGCGCGGTGCGTCAGGAACGCTTTGGCGGAGGCCCTCTGCAAGACGTATTGA
- a CDS encoding gfo/Idh/MocA family oxidoreductase, whose protein sequence is MPATLKLAMVGLDTSHVEAFAKLLHDTSHPYHVRGARVVAAYPGIPSQDFALSRDRVDGYTRKLRDEFGVTIVGSEEDAAVAADAVLLESVDGRVHRTQLEKLAPAGKPVFVDKPFALSMSDAEAMFELAARHRFPLMSSSALRYAQGLIDALADGSKGPVIGADFYGPMAIEPTQPGFFWYGIHTAEALVATLGSEVRGFAVASNDDHDVLTAEWADGRIGTIRGNRKGNTGFGGVIHREKGSTFIDVYAHPKPYYAGLLENIIAMVKTGVSPVPVAETLAIIRMLEEANRLRESKAPARL, encoded by the coding sequence ATGCCCGCCACGCTCAAACTCGCCATGGTCGGCCTCGACACCTCGCATGTCGAAGCCTTCGCCAAATTGCTGCACGATACGTCGCACCCGTATCATGTGCGCGGCGCGCGGGTCGTGGCCGCCTATCCGGGAATTCCCAGCCAGGACTTCGCCCTCAGCCGCGACCGCGTCGATGGCTACACCCGGAAACTGCGCGACGAGTTCGGCGTGACCATTGTCGGCAGCGAGGAAGATGCCGCTGTGGCGGCCGACGCTGTTTTGCTCGAATCTGTCGATGGCCGCGTCCACCGCACGCAGTTGGAAAAACTTGCCCCTGCGGGGAAACCCGTCTTTGTCGACAAGCCGTTTGCCCTTTCGATGTCGGATGCAGAGGCCATGTTCGAATTGGCGGCACGTCACCGCTTCCCCCTGATGAGTTCCTCCGCCCTGCGTTACGCGCAGGGATTAATCGATGCCTTGGCCGACGGAAGCAAGGGCCCCGTTATCGGAGCCGACTTTTACGGTCCGATGGCCATCGAACCGACCCAACCGGGTTTCTTTTGGTATGGCATCCACACCGCCGAAGCGCTCGTCGCCACGCTGGGATCCGAGGTCCGCGGGTTCGCAGTCGCGTCCAACGACGATCATGATGTCCTCACGGCCGAGTGGGCCGACGGGCGCATCGGAACAATCCGAGGGAACCGTAAGGGCAACACAGGCTTCGGCGGTGTGATTCACCGGGAGAAAGGGTCGACCTTCATCGACGTCTACGCGCACCCCAAGCCGTATTACGCCGGGCTGCTCGAGAACATCATAGCCATGGTGAAAACCGGTGTGTCGCCAGTTCCCGTGGCGGAGACCCTCGCCATTATCCGCATGCTCGAAGAGGCCAACCGCCTGCGCGAGAGCAAAGCCCCGGCCCGACTCTGA
- a CDS encoding M20 family metallopeptidase → MKPRPPMPSAPELLAQLVRCPSTGGPDGHGEAGMVALLAALLEPWADDIAITEPAPGRPNLVARFDGCDRTKSYALEAHSDTVGVAGMSVDPFGAEVRGGKLHGRGACDTKGPMTSMILALLCHLRDHGRPRVTWYFVSTCDEELGGLGARHLASSGFRCNGMIVGEPTNLRPVAAHKGAVRHRITVEGVAAHSSTPERGANAIHAAAEFIVETERAVAGSGSPEPTAEPGPPTFSAGIIQGGDQVNRVPSRAVVETDLRLPPGMDVAAAERILEQSAAAVCARRSRIAILRERTQEYPPFALAPDSPFRKVIGRLTAAGWHEPARYATDAGFFASAGIPCVVFGPGDLARAHTADEWIDLDEVERATDMLAQVIATAS, encoded by the coding sequence GTGAAACCGCGCCCGCCGATGCCGTCGGCGCCCGAACTTTTGGCGCAATTGGTTCGCTGCCCCAGCACCGGCGGTCCGGACGGGCACGGCGAAGCAGGCATGGTCGCGTTGCTGGCCGCCCTGCTCGAGCCTTGGGCCGATGATATCGCCATCACTGAACCTGCTCCCGGTCGCCCTAATCTCGTGGCCCGTTTCGACGGGTGCGACCGGACGAAGTCGTATGCCTTGGAAGCGCACAGCGACACGGTGGGAGTTGCTGGAATGTCCGTCGATCCGTTCGGCGCGGAAGTGCGCGGCGGCAAACTCCACGGACGCGGGGCCTGTGACACCAAGGGGCCTATGACATCGATGATCCTTGCGCTGCTGTGTCATTTGCGCGACCACGGACGTCCTCGGGTGACGTGGTATTTCGTCTCCACATGCGACGAGGAGCTCGGCGGACTCGGGGCACGGCATTTGGCGTCGTCGGGATTCCGCTGCAACGGCATGATCGTCGGCGAGCCGACGAATTTGCGTCCGGTCGCGGCGCACAAGGGCGCGGTGCGCCATCGCATTACGGTCGAAGGTGTCGCGGCGCACAGCTCGACGCCAGAGCGCGGTGCCAACGCCATCCATGCCGCGGCGGAATTCATCGTGGAGACCGAACGGGCGGTGGCGGGTTCCGGTAGTCCCGAGCCAACGGCGGAACCCGGGCCTCCAACCTTCAGCGCGGGAATCATCCAAGGCGGGGATCAGGTCAACCGTGTTCCTTCGCGCGCCGTTGTCGAGACGGACCTCCGTTTGCCCCCGGGAATGGATGTTGCCGCAGCGGAGCGGATACTCGAGCAGTCCGCGGCCGCCGTTTGTGCGCGCCGATCGCGGATCGCCATCTTGCGCGAGCGCACGCAGGAATACCCGCCCTTCGCGCTCGCGCCAGACAGCCCGTTCCGCAAAGTCATCGGCCGCCTGACCGCCGCGGGTTGGCATGAACCCGCGCGCTATGCCACCGATGCCGGTTTTTTTGCGTCTGCCGGGATCCCTTGCGTGGTCTTCGGTCCGGGCGATCTCGCCCGCGCCCATACGGCTGATGAATGGATCGACCTCGATGAAGTGGAGCGTGCCACCGATATGCTCGCGCAGGTTATTGCAACAGCCAGCTGA